One stretch of Sander lucioperca isolate FBNREF2018 chromosome 13, SLUC_FBN_1.2, whole genome shotgun sequence DNA includes these proteins:
- the ccdc15 gene encoding coiled-coil domain-containing protein 15 isoform X3: MFVKRRKLEEDEALALLTEEIQAEKRRETEESLRRFQDEVRHRVAQQAHVSKKRQQPQSDSMMKPDRRIPRQQDHVWTQHVSAGERLMSAADAAHRRVTERSPQESRGGTSQVRLRLAACRMIPHGEMSSDLPGGKWNISSNRHKPGSHVLRAEQDVEEEEEEEEEEEEEEEEEEEEEEEEDNHLFTSQHKCPLVQQKVSGPVLWDSDKSQPDPGVKSNLRAPPVLWPLTDQEELKRQRQSQFLVHRRLYMNIEREQVKENKQNRKHLKRTARIKAEKEQIRLEEERKLERVRQLAEARQKLEERELLILERLKLEEEERAVELQRRKREEKGKVTARFIEALRAQMKERLSQERLEPPPLCCCASSFWDSHPDTCANNCVFHNNPKAYAKALHSAVLSLELQ, encoded by the exons ATGTTTGTCAAACGCCGGAAGCTAGAAGAAGATGAA GCTCTGGCTTTGCTAACTGAGGAGATCCAggcagagaagaggagggagactGAAGAGAGCCTTCGACGATTTCAAGATGAAGTACGCCATCGTGTGGCACAGCAAGCTCACGTCAGCAAGAAGAGACAGCAGCctcagtcggactcaatg ATGAAACCTGACAGGAGAATCCCACGACAGCAGGACCATGTCTGGACCCAGCATGTGTCAGCTGGCGAGAGGCTGATGTCTGCAGCGGATGCTGCACACCGGAGGGTGACGGAGAGGAGCCCTCAGGAG TCTAGAGGAGGCACGAGTCAGGTCAGACTCAGACTGGCTGCCTGTCGGATGATCCCGCATGGGGAAATGTCGTCAGACCTTCCTGGAGGCAAATGGAATATCTCTTCAAACAGACAT AAACCTGGATCTCATGTGCTGAGAGCAGAGCAggatgtggaggaggaggaggaggaggaggaggaggaggaggaggaggaggaggaggaggaggaggaggaggaggaggaggataatCATCTCTTCACCAGTCAACATAAATGTCCCCTCGTTCAGCAGAAG GTTAGTGGACCTGTGTTGTGGGATTCTGACAAATCACAGCCTGATCCTGGTGTTAAGTCCAACCTCAGAGCCCCCCCGGTACTGTGGCCTCTGACTGACCAAGAAGAACTGAAAAGACAG CGTCAGTCTCAGTTTCTGGTGCACCGCCGTCTTTACATGAACATTGAGAGAGAGCAAGTGAAGGAGAACAAACAGAACAGGAAACACCTGAAGAGGACGGCAAG GATCAAAGCTGAAAAAGAACAGATTCGtttggaggaagagagaaagttGGAGAGAGTTCGGCAGCTTGCGGAGGCCAGACAAAAGCTAGAGGAGAGAGAGCTGCTGATTCTGGAGCGACTgaagctggaggaggaggagagagctgtagagctgcagaggagaaaaagagaggagaaagggAAAGTGACCGCAAG GTTCATTGAGGCTCTGAGAGCTCAGATGAAGGAGCGACTGTCTCAGGAGAGGCTGgagcctcctcctctctgttgcTGTGCATCCTCTTTCTGGGACTCCCACCCCGACACCTGTGCTAACAACTGTGTCTTCCACAACAATCCCAAAG CGTATGCCAAGGCGTTACATTCAGCAGTGTTGAGTTTGGAGTTACAGTAA
- the ccdc15 gene encoding coiled-coil domain-containing protein 15 isoform X1 encodes MSTSRHITSTNGRCKTSVSRNKEHPVPRGANKVLAQRNHAVVAVGAWVEGGQDFVEHPSALALLTEEIQAEKRRETEESLRRFQDEVRHRVAQQAHVSKKRQQPQSDSMMKPDRRIPRQQDHVWTQHVSAGERLMSAADAAHRRVTERSPQESRGGTSQVRLRLAACRMIPHGEMSSDLPGGKWNISSNRHKPGSHVLRAEQDVEEEEEEEEEEEEEEEEEEEEEEEEDNHLFTSQHKCPLVQQKVSGPVLWDSDKSQPDPGVKSNLRAPPVLWPLTDQEELKRQRQSQFLVHRRLYMNIEREQVKENKQNRKHLKRTARIKAEKEQIRLEEERKLERVRQLAEARQKLEERELLILERLKLEEEERAVELQRRKREEKGKVTARFIEALRAQMKERLSQERLEPPPLCCCASSFWDSHPDTCANNCVFHNNPKAYAKALHSAVLSLELQ; translated from the exons ATGAGTACCAGCCGGCATATAACTTCGACAAACGGCAGGTGTAAAACGTCAGTCAGCCGGAACAAGGAGCACCCAGTCCCCAGAGGTGCCAACAAGGTGCTGGCCCAGAGGAACCATGCGGTGGTGGCGGTGGGAGCCTGGGTGGAGGGCGGGCAAGACTTCGTGGAGCACCCGTCT GCTCTGGCTTTGCTAACTGAGGAGATCCAggcagagaagaggagggagactGAAGAGAGCCTTCGACGATTTCAAGATGAAGTACGCCATCGTGTGGCACAGCAAGCTCACGTCAGCAAGAAGAGACAGCAGCctcagtcggactcaatg ATGAAACCTGACAGGAGAATCCCACGACAGCAGGACCATGTCTGGACCCAGCATGTGTCAGCTGGCGAGAGGCTGATGTCTGCAGCGGATGCTGCACACCGGAGGGTGACGGAGAGGAGCCCTCAGGAG TCTAGAGGAGGCACGAGTCAGGTCAGACTCAGACTGGCTGCCTGTCGGATGATCCCGCATGGGGAAATGTCGTCAGACCTTCCTGGAGGCAAATGGAATATCTCTTCAAACAGACAT AAACCTGGATCTCATGTGCTGAGAGCAGAGCAggatgtggaggaggaggaggaggaggaggaggaggaggaggaggaggaggaggaggaggaggaggaggaggaggaggaggataatCATCTCTTCACCAGTCAACATAAATGTCCCCTCGTTCAGCAGAAG GTTAGTGGACCTGTGTTGTGGGATTCTGACAAATCACAGCCTGATCCTGGTGTTAAGTCCAACCTCAGAGCCCCCCCGGTACTGTGGCCTCTGACTGACCAAGAAGAACTGAAAAGACAG CGTCAGTCTCAGTTTCTGGTGCACCGCCGTCTTTACATGAACATTGAGAGAGAGCAAGTGAAGGAGAACAAACAGAACAGGAAACACCTGAAGAGGACGGCAAG GATCAAAGCTGAAAAAGAACAGATTCGtttggaggaagagagaaagttGGAGAGAGTTCGGCAGCTTGCGGAGGCCAGACAAAAGCTAGAGGAGAGAGAGCTGCTGATTCTGGAGCGACTgaagctggaggaggaggagagagctgtagagctgcagaggagaaaaagagaggagaaagggAAAGTGACCGCAAG GTTCATTGAGGCTCTGAGAGCTCAGATGAAGGAGCGACTGTCTCAGGAGAGGCTGgagcctcctcctctctgttgcTGTGCATCCTCTTTCTGGGACTCCCACCCCGACACCTGTGCTAACAACTGTGTCTTCCACAACAATCCCAAAG CGTATGCCAAGGCGTTACATTCAGCAGTGTTGAGTTTGGAGTTACAGTAA
- the ccdc15 gene encoding coiled-coil domain-containing protein 15 isoform X2, with translation MSTSRHITSTNGRCKTSVSRNKEHPVPRGANKVLAQRNHAVVAVGAWVEGGQDFVEHPSALALLTEEIQAEKRRETEESLRRFQDEVRHRVAQQAHVSKKRQQPQSDSMMKPDRRIPRQQDHVWTQHVSAGERLMSAADAAHRRVTERSPQESRGGTSQVRLRLAACRMIPHGEMSSDLPGGKWNISSNRHKPGSHVLRAEQDEEEEEEEEEEDNHLFTSQHKCPLVQQKVSGPVLWDSDKSQPDPGVKSNLRAPPVLWPLTDQEELKRQRQSQFLVHRRLYMNIEREQVKENKQNRKHLKRTARIKAEKEQIRLEEERKLERVRQLAEARQKLEERELLILERLKLEEEERAVELQRRKREEKGKVTARFIEALRAQMKERLSQERLEPPPLCCCASSFWDSHPDTCANNCVFHNNPKAYAKALHSAVLSLELQ, from the exons ATGAGTACCAGCCGGCATATAACTTCGACAAACGGCAGGTGTAAAACGTCAGTCAGCCGGAACAAGGAGCACCCAGTCCCCAGAGGTGCCAACAAGGTGCTGGCCCAGAGGAACCATGCGGTGGTGGCGGTGGGAGCCTGGGTGGAGGGCGGGCAAGACTTCGTGGAGCACCCGTCT GCTCTGGCTTTGCTAACTGAGGAGATCCAggcagagaagaggagggagactGAAGAGAGCCTTCGACGATTTCAAGATGAAGTACGCCATCGTGTGGCACAGCAAGCTCACGTCAGCAAGAAGAGACAGCAGCctcagtcggactcaatg ATGAAACCTGACAGGAGAATCCCACGACAGCAGGACCATGTCTGGACCCAGCATGTGTCAGCTGGCGAGAGGCTGATGTCTGCAGCGGATGCTGCACACCGGAGGGTGACGGAGAGGAGCCCTCAGGAG TCTAGAGGAGGCACGAGTCAGGTCAGACTCAGACTGGCTGCCTGTCGGATGATCCCGCATGGGGAAATGTCGTCAGACCTTCCTGGAGGCAAATGGAATATCTCTTCAAACAGACAT AAACCTGGATCTCATGTGCTGAGAGCAGAGCAggat gaggaggaggaggaggaggaggaggaggaggataatCATCTCTTCACCAGTCAACATAAATGTCCCCTCGTTCAGCAGAAG GTTAGTGGACCTGTGTTGTGGGATTCTGACAAATCACAGCCTGATCCTGGTGTTAAGTCCAACCTCAGAGCCCCCCCGGTACTGTGGCCTCTGACTGACCAAGAAGAACTGAAAAGACAG CGTCAGTCTCAGTTTCTGGTGCACCGCCGTCTTTACATGAACATTGAGAGAGAGCAAGTGAAGGAGAACAAACAGAACAGGAAACACCTGAAGAGGACGGCAAG GATCAAAGCTGAAAAAGAACAGATTCGtttggaggaagagagaaagttGGAGAGAGTTCGGCAGCTTGCGGAGGCCAGACAAAAGCTAGAGGAGAGAGAGCTGCTGATTCTGGAGCGACTgaagctggaggaggaggagagagctgtagagctgcagaggagaaaaagagaggagaaagggAAAGTGACCGCAAG GTTCATTGAGGCTCTGAGAGCTCAGATGAAGGAGCGACTGTCTCAGGAGAGGCTGgagcctcctcctctctgttgcTGTGCATCCTCTTTCTGGGACTCCCACCCCGACACCTGTGCTAACAACTGTGTCTTCCACAACAATCCCAAAG CGTATGCCAAGGCGTTACATTCAGCAGTGTTGAGTTTGGAGTTACAGTAA